The Populus alba chromosome 13, ASM523922v2, whole genome shotgun sequence genome contains the following window.
TCAGCAACCAATAATGAGTATATTTCTGTGGATTGATGTGTAATGTATCATGCTCtgattaaataatttgaattttttttttttatgatggatTAGATGCTTCAGAAGGATATCAATATTTCTTGTTCTTCAAATTCCAGCAGGCGATCGAGATGCAATTCAATACTTTTCAACCAGTAATGGTCTGTAATTTGCagtgttgtttttatattcCAAGCTAGCTTTAGGCCATTGATCTTCATGAATCCAGGTATTCTTCTTACAAAACATTAGTTTCATGGAGTATTTGTTTTAGTTCAATAAATGATTATTTCTCGACAATATAATTCTCTCTCTTGCTATCATTAATTCTTGTTCTGCTACGTGAAAACAAAAACCGATTATGTGTAATTAAACAAAGCACCatattttgtaatttcaagtcctataattaattaagttcatATTTGCCTAATTCATTTTTGTTTCGAACTTCTTAACAACAATGGTAGATGCAAGGGCAAACAGAGACTGGCTCAGTTAGGAGGGTTCATCAAGACGCTGCTCAGGGCAAGTTGGCTACATGTTTGGAGTGAATTTCCTTGGTAAATTACTTTATACTTTAGAgaattgaaatatatttgataagaaTGTGATTATGTAAGTGGAATTATGAGAAACAATCTCAAagttttatgattgttttttgtcCTAGAGGTGAGAAATGACGGCTAGGGAAACATTCATAAGTAGAGAATACAACACAATGTCAAAACGATCGAGCAAGAGTGAAGAATAAGGCCTAGAGAAACAGTCATTATTACACAACACAAGATTATGAAAACACAAGATCATAAGTACATATATGCATGCAATGATCCACAATTTACAATTATGGAACAACATAAGCAAAGGTAGAATTAAGAAGGTGAATAAAAACTTTCACCTATGACTCTAAACTTGTAGGAGATTCATCTTGCATGCGAATTCTCCTCTTAGAACAGACATATTCATTCACCTAAATACACGATCATCATCAGCATGCAACTTCTAAACCAAGACATTAACCTTAGCTCCTAGTATAGCACTATTATTACCATGAATACATCATCTGACATAAATAAATCGCAACATTATAAGTGCAAGAGCTTTTGTTATATGTCAGGAAAGCAGTCAAGGAAATGGCTGACATGGTCTTGCTGCCCAGCTGCTAGGTCATAGTTTTGCGTTATAGAAGGAAAATTTTGAAGGGGAAACGATGAAGTACTGGAATCATTCACTTGTGATGCAAGTAAGGTGTCCAAACTTTTCCAGTCGATATATTGGCTGCTAATGTTGCTCCTTTCTTCATCGTAATCTTCATTGGTCTGGTGGAAGTTACCTTCTTTGGGAGCAAAACTTGTTGAAAGTGTACTAGGGCTATCTAGCTGTGGGAGTTCAACAAGTCGATTATTATTGTCCAAAAATTCTTGGTGTGAAATGAGGTCCGGACCCGAGCTAAAAGGCTGATGAAAACTTGCACTTTGATTCGGATGAACCGTATGTGTAGTAGTTACTGTATCTGAGAATGAAGGAGGTCCAGCATGGTTGATATTATTGACATAATAAGCATGATTCCAAGCTTCAAAACCTTGTCTTTGATTAGGGATTGGTTTCTTGAATGCCCGGCAAACCACCCACCCTTCTTCCTGCAGTTCACACCCAAAAATATTAGCTTATACGTACACCAAGTAATATTTGTAAGTTCATgatcatgataaaataaatgtaacGAATACTTTTTTTGTGAAAGAGTTAAATATTTGCTAAAGAGTCACTCAACCCAAAAACTAGGTGTTTCGTGAaggtaaaagttattttttaataatttgccTTTTGTAATATTGatgtaacatttaatttttttcaaaagtac
Protein-coding sequences here:
- the LOC118035530 gene encoding NAC domain-containing protein 30, with protein sequence MESCVPPGFRFHPTEEELVGYYLKRKIHSLKIDLDVIVDIDLYNMEPWDIQARCKLGYDEQNEWYFFSHKDRKYPTGTRTNRATAAGFWKATGRDKAVLTKNRLIGMRKTLVFYKGRAPNGRKTDWIMHEYRLQTSEHGPPQEEGWVVCRAFKKPIPNQRQGFEAWNHAYYVNNINHAGPPSFSDTVTTTHTVHPNQSASFHQPFSSGPDLISHQEFLDNNNRLVELPQLDSPSTLSTSFAPKEGNFHQTNEDYDEERSNISSQYIDWKSLDTLLASQVNDSSTSSFPLQNFPSITQNYDLAAGQQDHVSHFLDCFPDI